One Argentina anserina chromosome 6, drPotAnse1.1, whole genome shotgun sequence genomic window, CCAGCCATATCTATCAGGGTTGACATTAGCGGTGGATCTTTGTTCTTCCGCATCGCCCGTCACCGGATTCGTGTCCTTTGTTGCCCCATCTACTACCGCTGCATGtatgtataaaaaaaaaattatatgcaTGAATTTATGATATAAAGTACTCCTCACATGCATTACACAACCTATATGTAAATTTATCGAGTTGTTATTTCATGAATTACCTGTATTGTCCTCTTTGGATTTCTCATCAGCTGTGACAACGGAAGATATGAGAACAAGGGCAAACAGAAGCCCTAGAACACTGAAAGCCTTGAAATTCTTCATGGTTTCTCCGAAACTTCGATACTAAATATTTACAGTATCACGATCGATAACTTGCTCGGTTTCCTCCTGGACTACTTGTATATTTATAGCGGATGGGTTTAAGAAAAGATGAGGACATACCGATCCTGAAATTTATTACGTACCATGTCTTGACAGAGTCGAAAATTAGTTGCACAGTAGTGAGAAGGACATCGCAGTGATCATTGACTTGAGCTTAGATATGCATGCATTTTACAGTTCTTATCACCTGATCCTGTTCAGAGAAACACTTGGACCTCTTTGAGCAGCGACATATGTTTTCAGTAACATTGCATGCAACGTACAGATACTTAGGGGGGCCACCGCCTTGCATGTGAATTTGGACATGCCTCCTCCATAACCATTGTCCGATCCAGCTGCCAACCCTGGCTACATTTTCACTTTTAATCCAAAATCGATAAGGATAtaatataaaacaaaaacacaccCAATTGCAAGATCAAAGCACTGCATGACGCAGCTGATGATGTTAATTAAGTGAGGTGTAACCAATTGGAGGTCTACTTTTAAATTACTCCGCCGTCGATCTCTCTGGAACTTAAGTTGTGTTGGGTATTTATTTAATTGGAACGTACTCGTCATTCTAAAGCACATCCACTTACCAAGATATGACCAGCTACCACTTTGGTGCCTCCTGCGGCATCCCTGGAGGAAACAGGCATGGAATCGAAGGAGCGTTGGGTTGTAATAAGATAAATTGACAAGGTTCTGACTGTCGTTGATCGATCAAGGTTTCAGAGGCTCTTAATTATACTGTATTCAGTTTGAAACTAGGCCTTACAGCCTCATTGTAGGACAGTATAGTACTGCATTGTGTCACAAGGTCCGTTTGCGTTTTACAATGGAGTTGTCAAGCCTCGTTTTAAATTGAATATAGGTGTAGAACCCTCTAGGTAGCTAGCCTTCTTACCTTGAATGCCCAAGGCTTATGATTTATGACTATTGTTGATCAAGGTTTTAGAAACTCTAATCTGATCTCACCCCCAAATTGAGAAAATTCCATGTATTTACCAGGGTCTATTATATTTTTGCGTTACACAATGACCTAAACCCTCCAGTCCTAGAAATCATTGATATAATGTGGTTACTAAGCTCTTGAACACATTAATGAATGATGTAAAATGCAATGCAGGGAGAACATAGCATTGTAATTTCATTAGGAAAAGTTACAAGCCTTGCTCTAAGCTCAGAAAAACGAAACTAACAGTAAGAAATGAAGATGATTGGTGAACTAGTTTATAGCACATCGCATTGTTACTTCATTAAGAAAAGTAAGCAGGTTTCTACCCAAAATATTAAAAGTCACTTATGTGATCACCCTGCTGTGTTAACGCTGCATTCTATTCCTAGTCGACACCACCACTGAGGTTATTTCATCATTTAGGTACTTCATTTGGAAAGCAAAGTTAGAATTCTTCTTCCTCCAAAGAGAGAGTACTTCTAGCTCTCCCCACAACTTGTACCCAGCACACCTCTATCAACAGTATGTTGTGACAGTGAAACGATCAGTACTTCATCCATCTATTGCCGTTACAAGGCCAGAAGTCCCAGGACTACTTCAATATCCACCATTTTGTCCAAAAAATTTATTACCAGTTGCATATTACCTAATACTTCCAGTTTAGCTAGTGATGCATACTTCTCGAGAGAAGGTAAAAGCAACAACACTAGCTACTCTCAAAGAAATTGTAATGGTGTTTCTCAAGCATGGAACAGAATCCTAGAATTGAAAATGGTGTTTCAAACTGAAAAATGcgttattttttttaagaaagaaAACGAGCTATGGCcaatcatatgtttgttttcttttctcaacCAGGTCATAATGTTCTCATAATGCTTGCATAGCTAAGATGAAACGTTGCTTAAACATGCAGATATTCATTTTCCATCCTTGTAATGTAAATCACCAATCTGTAGACCAAACCTCAATGCTCATAGTAGTCAGCGTCATAGATTTCCATTGTTAATGTGCTCCCGAGAAAATGGCAAAAGAGAAGCTAAACATTTTGATATGGTACAGAATATTTCTGTTCATTGTAGGTACAAAACCAGTGACTTCAATTTCTCTACAGCCAGTCCAGAGAAAGGAAGGTTGGAACGTGACTAATGGCTTCACAATTTGATCGAGATACACAGAGCTTAAGGTATTTGTATGTTTAGTCTTTTGGGTGATAGTACATGAAGTCATTACCATGCCAGAATGAAACATCAGCCAATTAACCTCCATTCTGTAAGTACTTCATCGGTTGATACAAGCCAAATGGCCACTGCCTTTTATGACTACAGATACAAATATGAAAATCTTTCACCCAAGACTTCCCGTTACGTACCGAGAAGTCTTGGGTGAAAGAGTTTCATATTTGTACCTGTAGTCATAAAACAGGTTCTTCTTCATTGTCAGTATACCATTATCGATCTATCATTACCCACACAGTAATATCATCAAGCAAAGAAACTCAACACAGAACAGGTTCTTCTTCATTGTTAGTATGCTTCAAAGCTTCTGGTAGTAGTATAAACTCTCCGGTTATTAAATTGCACGCAACAAGAGGATCTCCGGAGATGGGTTCAGCCAAGCAAAGAAATCCATTAAAGGAATTCACCACCTTGTACAGTTGTACTTGTGCTCATTTGATAAAATTTTGATGCAGCTTTTCCTTGCAGTACCTTGATTTCTGTTACTCACCAGATTGATATCAATTACCTTTTCAGCACTGCGCAGTGGAAGTTTATACCTTCCAAGATACATGTGGACATGACACCGGATACAGTTCAAGAATTTTTGCAGTCGCAGTCCTTCAATAAATATCTTCAAATTCAAGCAAGTAAAGGGTTCTTGACACACGAGTTGGATGCCAGGGCCAGACCAATGGACAGGCCTCTGCTTGTGCAAATGAAGATTAGCGAATTTAAATTCCGAAAGCAGATCATGCCAAGTCTTGCATACACATTTGCAGATGGTAATGCTCTTTGTGTGAAGTCTAAGAAGGATATCTTGAATAATAGACTTCGGAATTCCTGTTGCAAAAGGGTCCATCTGTTGAATTTGCTCATCCTTTTTGCCTGTTTGTGTGGCATTGTTTGGCAACTTTCGTTATCTTTTCATCTAGGTCTGGGATAAACAAAACGGGAAAAGGAAAACCCAAAATGTGTCAGCATGATTTATTCGAATCTTACTGATGTTTCACCTAGTTGCAGTAATGTATAATGAAGAAGCAATATATTAGATAAAGGTTGGTACTAGATTAGGAACGCACCGTCTGCAAAAAAGGTAAAGACCTGAAGGCTATGATATTTGGTTAAGAATTTTGGTGATTATAATCAGCACGCCTGGGTAGGTTCCAGTGTTCCACCACTCTGCCAAAAAAAATGAGAAGCTTGAAGAAAATGTTGGACACATATTTCAGATTATCAGGCATATTATCTTTAGTACGAGAACCACGGCATCTATACTGCAATTGAAAACTTATGTTGGAATTTGATTTAAGCTTGTTTTACTCTGTCAATAACTCTGAAAATCTTACAACATAACTCACTAATCATCAATTCTTACAACATAACTCACTTATTCAAATATTCTCTTACACAATAATGCAACAACAGCTAATGAGAAAGTACAATAGTACTACTTCAAATACAAGTATAGACATCACTATAGAGGGTTGGAtagtttaaattttgttacATACATGAAAAGAAACAGTATCAAGAAACTTTCTAGTGATTTAACCGATGACAGTACAGAAGTCATATGTATTTTGGCAGAGTGACTtagaaaatgaagccaaaTTATGTTAgtatttcaatttattgtgTTACCAAATGCAAATTTCTAGAATGTCCTACAGATGTGTTAAAAAGCTGTTATACATGATATCAACAAGACATTATTACTGTTATAGCAAGTTACTTCAAGAGCATGAACATATCAACATTCATAATTTAACTTTACTTCATTAATACAACAGATTACATAAATTTTATAGTGCTAATCATATCAAGTAGCTGCACCATGATGGTGAATTCAATTACTTGCTTTATCAATCAAAACTAGACTCTCCATGTAATTCTCAATACATGTGTACCCTGGATCTGTGTAAATTCCAAGATGCTCATTAGTGCCTTTCCTCGGATCATGAAGGACTATCTCTCCCTTCTTTTCATTATAAGTTTCTAACAGAAATTCACCATTCTTCATAGACCCCAAGACCTTTGTTACCCGGAAGTTTGGGGTGAGAAAATCAATGGTGAATTGCTTTGTCCACGACTCCACCACACCATACTCTCTCATAACCCATACATTGCAACACTTACGTATACCATCATAGTGTTGCACAGCAAGAGTCTTGCCAGTAACTGACATGATCATGTTTGGCACCACAGAAGTCAAGTCCTTTGGCAATTTCATCTCATGAAAAACCTCTTCACTGACATCAAATCCCAAAACAACATTGCAATAAGCTTCCCCCATCTTAGAATACCCTATGAAATGGATAAAATCATTAACAAATACCTGAGACCACATTGTTTTGGCAATCTCATACTTGGGGGGAGCTGCAGTGCTGCTTTTCCAAGACCCTGAATTGAGTGAGTAGACCGCAACTTCAAGGCCAGCGCTGTTGTGACCTTCGTACAACAGCTGGAGAATCTTGTAATCATCTCTCTTAGcatcaaatccaaacccaTAACCTGTATGGTATTGAGTGTCTGGAATATGAGGTTTATGTAAGGTCATGGACTTTCGAATGGAGGGGTTCCACAGAATGAAAGTATTGGTCTCGGTCAGGTAATCATCTGAGAGTAGGATTAGTCCATTGCATGAACCCACAATTCGGAAACACTCATTGAAGCTTTTAGATGGAAGTTGTGGTTTGGAGTACTCGTCGAAGGTGTCATTGTTGAAATGTAGAGAATACTGCTCTACATTGGGCTCTCTTGGGCAATGCCTGAGAAGGAGCAAAGGACCATCTCTGGTGATTCTGTTTGAAGTGAGTTTGAGGTGGTCTTTGATGAAGGGACTGTCTTTAATGAGGGAGTTCCAAGATTTGCAGACAGAGGTGAACTTAAGGATGGACTTGATGGGTAGCCTAAGAAGAATTTGGGTTATCATTTCTTCAGGAAGGTCGTCTGGTGAGAATTTCATACTCATCTTTCTATAACTCTAGGCTAGATCTTTTCTCTTTAGGGACTTTCAGACTTATATGATTGAAGACACGAAGTAAGATTGGTTGAAGGCATCAATTTAAGGGCGTATTTGGTAAACACCAACTGTAGACAAATCAAACTTGAGTTACTGATATTCAAAGTCATTGAGTGGTTGACTGGGAACCAAGTGGGAACTGGGAAGCATCCTTTGATCAACTTGATGTTTAGAATAAAGGATTCTAGAAACCAAGCAGGCTTCTTAATCCTTTTCAAGGTATATTCTTGTAAAGCTGGAATTACAAGGTGATAATGAGTAGTTTAATGTCGGATTTTGTGTCATATATGCCTGAACTAGACCACTATTCGTAATTTTATCAAACAATTGTGCTGATTTTATTCGGTTCAACAATTCATAACAAgaaatattaagaaaaatagaaaaaaaaggaaccaTAAGTATTTCATAAAATGACCCACTATGCCAAAAACGAGAGAAAcctcatctctctctttctttatttACGCCTCCCCCACACGGTAGAGACATGGCGACGTAAATAAATGAGATCCTATCAACTTGTTCCGACCTAGGATAATAAGCTCATGGGCTTAGTCTTACTTCAGCGTCGAGAAACGAAAGAAGACTTCTACCTCCGAAAAGTTTAACTCAGACGTAGCTCGCTTCTTTTTTGGTGTGAAGCAGTGTCAACTGAACCAGTCTTCTTATCCAAATGCAACCAGTCAATGCCACACCAATATAATAAAGAAGCATTCTTTAGCGTTAAACATCAGTATCAAGGGTGGGTTGTAACTTTGATCATTGGAAGGaactaaacaaaaacaatggCAAAGAGGAATCGAGGGAAATTGTACCTGAAAGTGAGAGGAATCCCCAGTAGGTTCCACCAAGAGGCAAGGTTCAACAAATGCGGCTAAGTAAGCATTTATAACTCTGAAGCGTACACCCACTGTTCTTGATTTGAGAACCAATCCGAGTTGATCAAACCCAACTACCCAAGCACTAAAAATCGAGGTACTTACCTGAGACAGCTTCACGGCAATTTGCCTCAACTCCAGAATTCAAAAGTTTAACCTCAGAAAGTGGATTGTGTTCTTGACTTCTTGTAAAGACTTGTCAAAGAGCTTGTCCGGAGAAAGCCAATGTTTACAGTAGCCAAGCATCATTAAAAACTGAGCGGCTTTttgcatttattttttcatttttaacagCTCAATATATACAACTACTTTTTTGTGACTCGAAATTACTGCCTTCGAAGAAGAATGTATCTATTTCTAATTCAATTGTATGGCACCCATTGAGAGTTTGCTACTTTTTTTGCTTCGGAGT contains:
- the LOC126798947 gene encoding F-box/kelch-repeat protein At3g23880-like, encoding MSMKFSPDDLPEEMITQILLRLPIKSILKFTSVCKSWNSLIKDSPFIKDHLKLTSNRITRDGPLLLLRHCPREPNVEQYSLHFNNDTFDEYSKPQLPSKSFNECFRIVGSCNGLILLSDDYLTETNTFILWNPSIRKSMTLHKPHIPDTQYHTGYGFGFDAKRDDYKILQLLYEGHNSAGLEVAVYSLNSGSWKSSTAAPPKYEIAKTMWSQVFVNDFIHFIGYSKMGEAYCNVVLGFDVSEEVFHEMKLPKDLTSVVPNMIMSVTGKTLAVQHYDGIRKCCNVWVMREYGVVESWTKQFTIDFLTPNFRVTKVLGSMKNGEFLLETYNEKKGEIVLHDPRKGTNEHLGIYTDPGVVEHWNLPRRADYNHQNS